In Miscanthus floridulus cultivar M001 chromosome 19, ASM1932011v1, whole genome shotgun sequence, the DNA window ctatcgaccgagacgctagcatatccatgttgaataactgacccatggattcttggtgtcttcattCAGTCTAttagagatacaaccccgacagccaccatgattgatgcattattaccatctagaatgtgcagctcacatgttgttaggggctcggtaatgtcatcaacagggaagcacaacccagcgtcatcttgaataaatggtagctccgtggaagcacaactgcttttcatttgaccaacggggctaatggtgactcccagcgttgattgcgattgcatttgactcattgctagctgcacttgcctcttgatctcctcctgcattcttgcctcaagagatttttctcgttcacgtgattcaagcaatgcttgtcgtgactcattaacaaattgctccaatacacagatttggtctgcctcctcatccttctttctctggcggcttctgtaggtatccttgtctgctgggaatgcttgtagccacagaaccgccccatagtctcttgttcgaccaccgtgtttgggattctctagggcatatgtcaattcatccttctctctgttgggcttgaaaacaccactatcagcttcttccctagcacgagctagtctctgtgttgctctctcaattttttggccaaaaattagcttgctagtgtctgggtctaggcttcccccatgagcgtagaaccaattcttcacacgttgaggccagttcttctctattgtttcaggtatgattcccttggcagtaatctctgcttctaggttctaccacttgggaatagcactcctataactgTAACAACCCAGAATTTTTCCTGgaaacaaaaagaataaaaatcacaactacaaaatttttttctTAGAAATAGCCAATGGTTGGTGACTGTCTTGTAGGAAAACTACCCTAGCTGCATAAGTAGTACCTATTGTAGATGTTTATATCCTCGAATTAAATTAAACTTGCATGAGTTGCTTCTTATGTTCTTTTGTATTGATTAACAAAAGCAACaacatttatttaattattgaaaTAAATGTGTATGCATGTAAGAGCTAATTCAATTAACCTAAATTGGAGGAGCCCCTTTTGGCCCTGGAGCACAAGCCAGTCCGTTTCCACAGCCCGCGAACGAGCTTCAGCCTGGCAGGCCGCACACCAGCAgccgcaggccggcccaactcccGCCCCAAACGGCCCAGCCAAGGAGAATCCGCAGGCGGCCTCGTCTCCACCGTGACGGGCCACGAATCCGGCGCGGTCCGACAGCGTCAAGCGGCCCAGCTGGGAGCTGCCCTCTTTTCTCTCCCGATCACCGCCAGCTGGGACCCCGTCGTCATCACTTTCCTTGCGCCTCTTCTCCTTTTCGCGCTGAGTCAGGACAAAGGAGGAGGAAATCTCCATCGCCAGCCGTTCTTTTCACGTCGGTTGTCGACGGACGCGCGGATGCGACGCCACCTCGTCTATCCGCACTGCCTCCGCCCCCAGCTGGAGCCATCCGCGCCATGACGCCACCACTGTGGCCCGCGCCCTCGCAACCGCCCCCTGGCACCATAGTACAAAGTCTGAGTGGGTGGTTGCGCCGAATCAGAAGCGCCAGGGTGACCCGCGACCGCACCATGACCGTAACCCTAACCTAAGCGCACCGATCCCCTCCACGTGGCCCCAAGCTCCTTTCCGCCGTTCACCTCGCCATGATCACCGCCTCCCTATAAGAAGGCACCCCGAGGTGCCCTAGCCATTTCCCATCACCCCGCCGCCGCCCTGGTGGCCATCATTTTCCGGCGTAACCAAGAGAGGGAAGGGAAGGGGGAagaaaggggggggggggcagcaagAGAAGGCCGCCGAAGAGGAGCCGCTGGTTCGGAGGACGACGTGCCGTCCGACCACGGCGGAgcagctgctcggcacggcacggccatGCCTCGACACTGCCTCGACTCGCCCGGCATCAACATCCTTTTGCCATCGCCACCTACGGTGAGTCCATCACCCTTTCGGCTCTTTACCGTAGTGCTCGCGGGCATCACATCGCCGTCTCCGTACCGGGAACGAGCAAGAGGAGGCACTGGCTCCTGAACCTGCCTACACACATGCACGTACACCTATCGTCCAAGCCACGGACCGCACTGAGCACCGAGGGCCTGGGAACGCTAGAGGGGCGACATGTTGCGGAGCATGCCCGCCATGGCTAGAGCTCACCATGGTGAGGTTCTGTTCTTACCGCGTTAGGCCAGTAGAAGCGAGGGAAGGAGGGCTACCTGTTTTGCCTTGGCAAGGAACGTACCGCGCGCAGCAAGAGGAGGAATAGAGCCACGTGAGAGAGCTGCTCGCGTTCACCTTGTCGGTGGAGCCGCGCTCCAGAGCGCCGTCGTGCGAGAGCGTCCAAATCGCCCAGCCACCTCGCTGGACAGGGGCGGGACGAGAAGTCTTTGGTTGAGCCTATATACGCTACCGAGGAGCCGCCGTGGCTAGGAAACGGCCGCTCACCGCCGGCGGACGCGCCACCGCGCGGGAAAGCAAGGGGAGGAGCCGGGATAGTAGTTCGGTGCACCAGGTGCGCCGTGGACCAAGGGAAAAAAAGGGGAGGTGAacacggtccaccgtagaccccaCGTGCACCCGTGGACTGCTCGGTCATGCCCACCGTGAACCAAGCCCACAGCGACTGGGACCCTTTttcaaatccacagcgcaacgtgGCATCACGAGGAGCTGCCACGTGTCACTGCCTGGGGTTCCCagtccatttttctttttcagcATTCATTTAAGcttagaaaattcataactaattcattttaactcagaaaaataccaaaccagagtccaaatttttctaaaaaggagctctacgtcataggcttgtgtttgaatgcatttggatctttcgaaattctgttgcttctttgtgcaCCTTTATAGGAGTTGCTCACGCGACCATATGATACGTTTAACAGAGCTGGAGGACCTGCCGATCGAGGAGTACGACCCTGACTACAGCGAGGACTTGGGAGACGACCTGCCAGGTGCCACGCCCCACCCAAACTCGTAGATCCTATTATGCATGCTATAACTAGAATTGCTAGCGCTTTATCTTTTATGCAATAATACGATGTAGGTTGCATGGTAGTTTTACTTGAGCCTTATACCTTGCTGCAACCTTACTCCTGCACACCCGCTGATAGGCTAGATGCTCGCTTGTTACATACTTACTGCTTTACTCTTActcgcattatatctgtgatgtgatgctggtgAGGGAGAGACGTATGTGCGTAAGGCACGAGGTGCCGTAAAACTTGGTAAAAACTGGACAATGAACATGGGGAGATCatggcgtgtgtcttgggtgtgtggtgagggttgagtcaatcGGACAGGATCTTACGACGAGTctttggggcaagtcttgccgaagGGGTGCGACCTGGGCATCCCTTGCGAGAGTTACCTGTGGCGGGTATATGAGAGAGGTGGaccggggtgttggttatccctggTGAGGTGCTGTCATGGCACGGGGAGTAGGTGATCCCCtttttgagaagatatcctgtccggtccccctaaggactggtatgtcttgTGAACCGGAACCATGGGACCTTCGTGCACACCACTCGCTCCCGATGGGCGGGGGACGATTACCCGACTGATTAGGGCAGTATCACCACTACTAGGATGGaaggtgatagtgtagggaggtacgggcatggggacccacaccctcctaagacagcgtagtgaccttgggggcccggtactacgtctcacagtctcagcgtttcggtggactccggggtggcctagggctgagtggtagggtggtactgtaccggttgggaggcagtcgGAATCAGCCTAGACGAGCCGGATCATCGAGGATGGCGATCTTGTGGATTaccaggtgtacacgctctgcagagttgatcgatctatacgtatagccgcgtCCTCGGATATGGACTTTTCCATGACCTACGCTTCACTTGATTAGTGAGAGGAGTCCCTTCTACCTTTCCCCTGGGTTTTGTGTTGGACTCCGGCTTTGGCCGTTGAGACGAGATCTGAGTGGGAGTCGATCTCGTCGCCTAGGGAGAGAGTGAGATGAGATGAGTTGTGTGTGATGGGTGCGAAGAACGTGTGAACATGATGGGTTAAGTAAAGAAAACCTGATGAACATATTATAGTCTATACATTAACCACTTGCATAGGCAACCCACAGCCTAAATAGGTCTCTTTCTATTTTTACCCAATGCATTCCACTCTCCGCAAAGCAATGCAAGCATGGGGTGGGCGATGCGTGGCCAGTACCAAGTGTACTGATAGATTTTTGGCAGGTTCCGAGCCTGAGTACGACTACGAGGGCGATGACTGGGAAGACTAGAGGGTCTGTTCTGCGCTCGAGCTGGTTTCAGGAGATCGTGTTTCCGCTGCTATCCTCATCTGATGCTGTTCAGGATGCTATGTGTGAGTGTGTTCCGCCCTGCGTGGCGAAGAGAATAATTTATGTAAAACTCTCTATGGTATTCTGATAATCGTGTATGACTCGATGTATCACTGAGATTTGGGTAAATTGATGAATCGTTCGTCATTTTACACGTCgtttctgtggatttcccttcgtggaaatcaaggACGtttcagttggtaccagagccatgcTTGACCCTAGGATGGACCCATAGGTTTGGACAATAGGATTATGAAAGATCTTGACACTTTCGGTTATATTACCGACCATGCTGCATTTTCGTGCATGGCTTACCTCAATTTCACACTCTCTTACCTAAATTTCGTTCTACCATACCCATCACATCGCTCCGCCCCACCCCGATTCATCCTGTATCACTCAGAATTCGCCAAGTATCACCCTGATTTACCATGTTTTGCCTTGACTTACCATGTTTCACTTGTAATACCCAAGATACTTCATAAACGACAAGTACTGACTTCGTCTTACGGTTAAAAATTACAGATGGCTCCTGTTGTCGAGCTCCCCGTGGACGGACTGGCCTACCGTGGGTTCGCCACGATCCTGTATGACGTACTGGACTCGCTGGGCGTCCCCACAGAGGGGATTGAGTACGTGTGCCGTGGTGAGCCGGGACCCGACGGGTTCAAGGGCCACGTCGTGGTCCACCTCAAGGTCCCCGCTAGCGAGTTCGTACCCGTGCTGCGTGCCTTCGAGACACTGGAGGTGGAGAACTCCATCGCTTCGTGCGTGCAGTCCGTCTCGTGCACTGCTCTTCGTAGTGTGATGCGTGACGCACACGACTACCTCAAGACGGGACCATACCGCCTGCTGCCTGCCGCTCTGGACCTCAATAGGTTCTCGGAGCCGCAGATCACTGCTGCAGACTGTGCCGCGCGTGACGAGGTCGACCCCTGCCTGAGAGCCTCCGCGCAGTACATCATTGCCCAGGATCGCTACATCATGGATGTGGAGATGTAGAACCGCCGCTACCGAGACTTCCTGTTCCGTTGCGACGAGGAGTTCCTCAAGGTGGAGCGCAAGGAAGAGGAGATGGTCGGCAAGCTCGAGGAGGAGCGCATGGGCTATGACAGAATGAAGACCTTCTACGAGACTCGTGAGAAGTCACTACGGGAGGAGATCGCCAACCTCAAGGACAAAGTTGGGGAGGCTGAGCTTCGCCACGACTATCTTGAGTCCAAGGTGCTTGAGTGTGAGGATCGGATTGAGCGTCAGAGGCTTACCCTAAGGGAGTTCCATGAGAAGGAGAAGCACCGTGGCATCAGGAAGCTTGCCCTGGAGGCCCATTGCAACACGATGGAGAAGCAAGCCGTGGAGGCTGCCATCACCACCACATACAACATGCAACATCTGGTCCACTACATCAAGTGCACCGAGTACCTTCAGGACAAGGTGAACCGCATCAGCCAGGCTTGGATCGACGCTGATCGCAAGCACGTCCAGGAGATCGGAAAGGTCCAGGGCGTCCTCTTACCTGGGATGCGCAAGAAGCCACGTAGACAGCCTTTCCACGTTGAGGCCACCAAGCTCAACTTCAAGGCTTGCTCGACGGAGGATTACGCAGAGGTTCCGAGGACAGAGATGCTGGACTACGCTCTCACCTACGTCGCGAGGATCCACCGCTCCGACGACGAGCTCCgtgccatggagggcactcccgaGGCTTCCACTTCCGGACCTTCTACACCACTCAACACTTCCGGTCAGGAGTAGTCAATGTAGTAGTAGACATGTTGAGCCCTGCGTGGCTAGAGACATGACACACCTATGAAGCAAAGTAGGATGTCCCACTTTTGGAGCTACCTGCGAGTAGCACGATTCCCGCGAATCTgtcagtgtagctactggagatgtcgCTATGTAATAAATTAATGTAAtggatgttttggatcttatcgCATCTTATGGTTCTTAATTGCTTCTTTgtatgagtgttggatagaaatCTTGTTTTAATTTGATAGACCACTTAACAATGAATTTAACGAAAAATGTTAAATAATGACCTAACCCTGCAGAGAGATGTCTTGCCGCCGTTCTGCTCGTCTGAACAACCGCTCGCTTTCCCCGCGCCCATGGCccgtggtcgtggccgtggccgtggagggGGCAGGGGAGCACCCTTCGGAGCCGGGGAGGAGCCCGCACCAGAGGAGCCCGCACTGGGGGCGGGTGCCGCCCAGCAGCTTGGAGGAGgtgcaccaccgccgccgccaccattgcTGGCGGAGGTGATGGACCGCCAAACCCGCCTCTTGGAGACGCTGGCTCAAGGAATGCTACATCGCCACGGGGGTCCTCCCAACGACTTCCAGCGGAAGTTGGAGGGTTTCCTCAAGCTGAGTCCTCCTACTTTCGACACCGCCGATGACGACCCCATCGTTGCTGAGGACTGGCTCcgtgagatggagaagaagctagaCCTCACCACCTGCACTGACGAAGAGTGCGTGGGGGTCGCCGCCCACCAGCTCACTGGCACTGCACGCACATGGTGGGACAGCTACTGTGACGCCCACGAGGACCCGGGGAGTATCTCTTGGGAGGAGTTCGCCGAGGCCTTTCGGGAGCACCACGTGCCCGAAGGTGTCATGGATGCCAAGgtggaggagttccgcaacatctcCCAGGGCTCCCAGAGGGTTCAGGAGTACACCACTCGCTTCACCCGCATGATGAGGTATGCTCCGGGTGAGACCGATACTGAGAAGAAAAAGATGTACTGCTTCAAGAAGGGGCTGAACTCTCGTCTCAAGGTGGCCCCCTCGGGTCATGCCTGCCGCACCCTTCGTGAGATGGTCAACAAGGTACTAGAGATGGAGAGGGATCGTCTGGAGGCGGACGCCCTCCACAAGGAGAAGAAGCGTCAGTTCGAGAGTCCCTCTCGTGGCCTGGCTCCGCAGAGGCCACGTGCTCACGTGCTTCCCCCGCTCCGCCCACGTTACACTCAGGGGGCTGTGACCGCACCGAGCCGTGGAGGTGGTACCTACACCGCCAACTACCACCGCCCTGCTCAGAGCGGTCCTGCTCCGAGTCGCCCCACTCAGGGAGCTGGCACGTGGAGGTCCGCTACACCCACCCCCACAGGTAGCGTGCCCTTCACTTGCTTCGGTTGTGGCCAGCCTGGTCATAAGATCGCCGAGTGCCCCGTCAAGAACGGCACACCGCCTGCTCCGACCCAGACGAGACCGGCTGCTACACCTTCTGCACCGCGCAAGAATGTTGCAGGGGCTGTCCGTAGTCGTCTCAACCACATGACCGCGGAGGACGCCCAGGACGCTCCcgacgtggtgtacggtatgtttttggtACAGGGAGTTATAGCTTCGGTTTTGTTCGACTCTGGAGCTACTTGCTCATACATTTCCACCAAGTTTGCACAAGAGCATAGCATACCTGTGACCCCTCGCAAGAAGCCCATTGACACTAGTTCACCTTTGGGTCGCATTTTATGCACCAAGAGATGTCAGGGAGTGAGTATCACCATTGAGGGCTACCCTTTCTTAGCCGATCTCACCTTACTTCCATTTGAGGGACTAGATGTCATACTGGGAATGGATTGGTTGACACAGCACAAAGGAGTGATATCTTGTTCACCGAGGTACGTAGAGATCACACACCCGAATGGTCACATAATCCGCTGTAAGCCTAATCAAGGAAAGGCCGTCTCCATGTTGTGTGCCTTAGAGGCCAAGACAGTCGAGGAGGTGACCGTAGTGAATGAGTACCCTGATGTGTTTCCTGAGGAATTGCCAGGCATGCCACCTGATCGGGATGTAGAGTTTGTGATTGACCTTCTGCCTGGTACCGGACCTATTGCTAAAAGACCCTACCGCATGTCAGTCGATGAGCTGGAGGAGCTAAAGAAACAGCTCAAGGAGTTGTCGGACAAGGGGTACAttagacctagtgcttcaccctggggttcCCCTGTTCTgttcgtgaaaaagaaggatggaTCCATGAGGATGTGTATTGACTATCGGAACTTGAATGCCGTGacagtcaagaacaagtatcctctgCCTAGGATCGATGACCTCCTAGATCAGCTGAAAGATGCCAAgtacttttccaagattgatcttaggtCGGGGTATCATCAGATGAAAATCAGACCCGAGGACATTCCTAAGACGGCCTTCGTCACCAGATACGGGCAATACGAGTTCACAGTGGTGTCCTTCGGACTCACTAATGCTCCGGCctatttcatgaacatgatgaataaggtgttcatggacgAGCTGGACAAGTTcgtggtggtgttcattgatgacatccttatctACTCCTCCACCACCGGAGAGCATGAACAACACTTGAGAGTGGTTCTGGAGAAGTTGAGGCAGAATCAGCTTTATGCCAAACTTagcaagtgtgacttctggctcgaAAAAGTCGCTTTTCTTGGTCACGTACTCACTGCTGAGGGAGTCGCTGTAGATCCCGCAAAGATCGAAGCTGTTAAGGAGTGGGAACAACCCCGCAATGTGACCGATATCCGCAGTTTTCTCGGATTGGCTGGGTACTATCGaagattcattgagaacttctcaaAAATAGGCAAGCCCATGACCAACctactgaagaagactaaggagtttgaatggacgcccgagtgcgagcaCAGCTTCCAGActctgaaacagaagcttaccaccactCCTATTCTTGCCTTGCCCGATATCCAGAAAGACttcgtagtctattgtgatgcatctagataGGGACTGGGTtgcgttttgatgcaagatgggagagtcattgcctatgcgtctcgacagttgaaGGACCATGAACAACGCTACCCGACCCACGATCTTGAGCTTGCCgctgttgtgcatgccctaaagatttggaggcattacttgatCGGAaataagtgtgatatctacaccgatcacaagagcctgaAGTACTTCTTCACACAAGAGGacctgaacatgagacagcgcagatggctAGAGCTTATAAAAGATTACGACCTGgagattcactatcatccgggaaaagctaatgtagtcgctgaTGCCTTGAGCCGAAAGAGTTATTGTCACCATCTGTCCATGGAAGCTGTACCACCCGAGCTGTGTCAGGAAATGGGTGACCTTCGTCTTGAGATTCTACCAAAGGGCATGCTAAACGAGCTTCGAGTGCAATACAACCTCAAGGATCGAATCCGCAACGCGCAACTAGAGTGTCCGGAAATCTGGGAGATCCGAGAACTCATGGAGAGGGGCAAGTGCCCCGATTACAGGGAAGATGAGCAAGGAGTGTACTGGtacaaggacagaatctgtgtaccaTCTGATCCCGCCTTGCGACAAGAAATCCTGGAAGAGGGTCATGATTCTAAATATTGTATCCACCCAGGAAGCACCAAAATGTATGCCGATATGAAGAATCAGTTTTGGTGGAAGAACATGAAGGCAGATATTGCTGGGCATGTCGCGCGATGCGACATTTGCAATAGGATCAAGGCCGAGCATCAGAGACCGGCCGGGTTGCTTAAGCCCTTGGACGTCCCggtgtggaaatgggagagcatatccatggactttATAGTGGGTTTACCTCGAACCCCTAAAGGCCATgactcgatttgggtgattgttgaccgtctGACCAAGGTAGCTCACTTCATAGCAGTGAGGATTGACTACAGAGTTGATAAGTTAGCAGATCTATACATCGAGCACATTCTCAGACTCCACGGAGCCCCCACTAGCATAGTGTCTGATCGTGGCATGCAATACGTGTCCAAGTTCTGGAAGAGTCTCCACAAAGCTATAGGGACTCGACTGGATTACAGCACCGCgtaccacccatagacagatggtcagacagaGAGGGTTAATCAGATTTTGGAGGACATGCTCCGAGCTTGTGTCTTGAAGTATGGTTCTGATTGGGAGAAAAGTTTGTCCCACGCAGAATTCTcgtacaacaatagctaccaggctagtctcaagatgtcaccgtttgaggtgttgtatggcagaaagtgcagaaccccTCTGATGTGGTCAGAGGTAGGAGAGAGATCATTCTTTGGCCCCGCAAAGATcaaagatgccgaagaaggagttgcccaagtgcGAGAGAACCTGAGGATTGCCCAAAGCCGACAGAAAAGCTACGCAGATAACCGTCGGAGAGACCTCGAGTTTCAGGTTGGGGACTACGTCTATCTCAAAATCTCCCCACTCCGAGGCACTATCAGATTTCATGTGAAAGGGAAGTTGGCCCCCAGGTACGTGGGACCTTACCGGATTTGTCAGAGAATCGGCAAGTTAGCATACAAGGTAGAGTTGCCCGAGGAGCTGACAGGAGTACACCCAGTGTTTCATGTGTCCCAGCTACGCAAGTGCTTGCAGTTGCCAGAGCAAGAGGTACTCACAGATGCACTAGATATTCAGGACACCCTAGAGTACAAAGAACACCCGATCCGGATATTGGACAGAGCTGAGAAGGA includes these proteins:
- the LOC136526276 gene encoding uncharacterized protein is translated as MARGRGRGRGGGRGAPFGAGEEPAPEEPALGAGAAQQLGGGAPPPPPPLLAEVMDRQTRLLETLAQGMLHRHGGPPNDFQRKLEGFLKLSPPTFDTADDDPIVAEDWLREMEKKLDLTTCTDEECVGVAAHQLTGTARTWWDSYCDAHEDPGSISWEEFAEAFREHHVPEGVMDAKVEEFRNISQGSQRVQEYTTRFTRMMRYAPGETDTEKKKMYCFKKGLNSRLKVAPSGHACRTLREMVNKVLEMERDRLEADALHKEKKRQFESPSRGLAPQRPRAHVLPPLRPRYTQGAVTAPSRGGGTYTANYHRPAQSGPAPSRPTQGAGTWRSATPTPTGSVPFTCFGCGQPGHKIAECPVKNGTPPAPTQTRPAATPSAPRKNVAGAVRSRLNHMTAEDAQDAPDVVYGMFLVQGVIASVLFDSGATCSYISTKFAQEHSIPVTPRKKPIDTSSPLGRILCTKRCQGVSITIEGYPFLADLTLLPFEGLDVILGMDWLTQHKGVISCSPRHAT